In Carassius gibelio isolate Cgi1373 ecotype wild population from Czech Republic chromosome B17, carGib1.2-hapl.c, whole genome shotgun sequence, a single window of DNA contains:
- the yipf4 gene encoding protein YIPF4, which produces MQFSPTNGDFTFVSSTDSEELSGTIDAPDITLNMGPDSTRDAYATTFLRQRGYGWLLEVEEEDSEDTKPLLEELDIDLKDIYYKIRCVLMPMPSLGFNRQVVRDNPDFWGPLAVVLLFSMISIYGQFRVVSWIITIWIFGSLTIFLLARVLGGEVSYGQVLGVIGYSLLPLIVIAPLLLVIGGFEVVSTLIKLFGVFWAAYSAASLLVGDEFKTKKPLLIYPIFLLYIYFLSLYTGV; this is translated from the exons ATGCAGTTCTCTCCCACCAACGGAGATTTTACCTTCGTCTCCTCGACGGACTCTGAAG AGCTCAGCGGCACCATCGATGCACCAGATATCACACTAAATATGGGCCCTGATTCCACCAGGGACGCTTACGCCACCACCTTCCTGAGACAGAGAGGCTATGGATGGTTGCTGGAGGTGGAGGAAGAGGATTCTGAGGACACAAAACCGCTCTT AGAGGAGTTGGACATTGATTTAAAGGACATCTACTATAAGATCAGGTGTGTGTTGATGCCCATGCCCTCGCTGGGATTTAATAGACAGGTGGTGAGGGACAATCCTGATTTCTGGGGCCCACTGGCTGTTGTCCTGCTCTTCTCCATGATCTCCATCTACGGACAGTTTAGG GTTGTTTCCTGGATTATTACGATCTGGATATTTGGATCACTGACTATTTTCCTTCTTGCAAGAGTGCTGGGTGGAGAG gtGTCTTATGGGCAAGTGCTTGGGGTTATTGGCTATTCTTTGCTCCCACTCATTGTAATAGCGCCTCTTCTCCTGGTCATTGGGGGTTTTGAAGTCGTCTCTACACTCATAAAG CTTTTTGGAGTATTCTGGGCTGCATACAGTGCTGCCTCTTTACTCGTCGGTGATGAATTCAAAACGAAGAAACCCCTTCTCATATATCCCATCTTTCTTTTGTACATCTACTTCCTGTCTCTGTATACTGGAGTCTGA